AGCCTCCGGCAAACGTACCCCTAAACGGTCCATCTCCCGTCGCATTAACACATCAGGTATCTGAAGTAAAAGACCCGACCCATCTCCCGCTTTAGGGTCAGCGCCCACTGCTCCCCGATGCTCCAGATTCTCAAGTATCTTCAAGCCATCCCGAACAATTTCATGACTGGCAATGTTCTTGATGTGTGCTATAAAGCCAACTCCGCACGCATCATGCTCATGACGAGGGTCATAAAGACCTTGCCGTTTGGGGCGTATGGAGGAGTTTATAGCCACACCCTCTTGTCTTCCTGTCAGTTTGGCTTGTTTCGTCACAATATGCTCTGCGCCTCCTGCGCTTCCTACTTCTGTTCTCTCAAGCAACTGGAACTCCCCACTCTCCCTTATAATATCTCTATCATGGCAGATGGGGGGGGGAGGAATCAAGAAAAGTAGTCAGGGTTGTTGACTTTTATTTATAACGGATCAAAACTGTCAAAAAACATCGTGTAAGACACTCCGTCGCACCCTCCCCCTGTCGTCCTCTTCTAGCACTTAACCCCATCATGCCCTAGTAACATTTTATTGTTATGCCATCTCCTTAACATTTATACTTTTTTGTTCTCAAACATAAAAAACTTTTCTATGATGGCCGGGTTAACCAACAATGACTAAAAAAGCACTAACAAAACTCGGGAGGTTACATTTATGTTGAAGAAAAGGCGATCTCAGCGGTCGCAGTTGCTGGTGACATGACAGTATCGGTAGCTTTAAATACGTCTCCCGCTGTAGCCCAGAACAATAATGCAATGGAGAAATGCTATGGCATTTCTAAAGCCGGCAAGAATAATTGTGCGGCAGGTCTCAGCACAACATGTGCCGGTACATCTACCATTTATATCAAGGTAATGCCCGTAAGCTCGTGTCCTCGGGAACATGTACCGGTAT
The sequence above is drawn from the Parvularculales bacterium genome and encodes:
- a CDS encoding DUF2282 domain-containing protein; protein product: MEKCYGISKAGKNNCAAGLSTTCAGTSTIYIKVMPVSSCPREHVPVSHHFMVAEVLQLSTPLCPGNL